The DNA window GAAGCTCCTCTCGATCCGCAGACGGCATGGGCGCTCGGTTCTGCATTGGGGAGTTGGGCGAAAGGGAAGGCAGATTCGCCTCGAGTCTTGTTGGGACTGGATACGCGGGAGTCGGGCCGCTGGCTCGCTGAAGCGGTTGCGGCAGGACTAGCTGCAGCAGGGGTGGAAGCACACTTTGCCGGTTTGTTAACGACGCCGGGAGTGGCCTACAACACGAAGCACGGCCCGTATGTGGCGGGCGTGATGATTTCGGCTTCGCACAATCCTTATCAGGACAATGGATTGAAGGTGTTCGACCATTCCGGCTACAAGCTGCCGGATGAGCAGGAACTGGTGCTGGAGCAGGAGATTCTGCGATTGCGCGAGGGGGCGACCGTGCCGCCATTTGAATTGCCGTGGCATGGGGAGTTGGCCGATCATTATCTGGAATTCCTGCGTGGGAGCTTTGGACATTCTCTCCACGGGCTGAAGATTGCGATCGATTGTGCCCATGGAGCGGCGACGCCGCTGGCGCCGCGCTTGTTTGGGGAACTGGGCGCGGAGTTGATCGTCATCGGAAATGAACCGACGGGCAGGAATATCAATGACGGCGTTGGGGCGCTGCATCCGGACGCGGTGCGAGCGGTGGTGCTGCGTGAGGGCGCCGATTTGGGAATCGCTTTTGATGGCGATGCCGATCGTGCGATGTTCATTTCATCGAGCGGTGCCTTGGTGGATGGCGATGCCGTATTGCTGATTGCGGCGCGCTTGTTGAAGTCGAGGAATCGATTGCCGGGAGATTGTGTCGTTTCGACGGTGATGTCGAATCTGGGACTGGAAGTGGCGCTGCAGCGTGAGGGCATTGCGCTGGTGCGTACGGGTGTGGGGGATAAGTATGTGCTCGAAGAGATGATCCGGTCGGGCAATACGCTGGGCGGCGAGCAGAGCGGCCATGTGATCTTTTCGCAGTACTCGACGACGGGGGATGGCATGCTGACGGCCCTGCGGGTGCTGGAGGCGATGGTGGAGAGCGGAAAGAGTCTCGATGAACTGCGGCGCGGCTTTGAGGTGTATCCGCAGATGCTGGTGAATGTGAAGATTCAGGAGAGGCAGCCGCTTGAGAACCTTCCTGAGGTGCAGGCGCGCATTGCGGAGTGTGAGCAGGCTTTTGGCGGGGATGGACGGGTGCTGGTGCGGTTCTCGGGGACCGAGCCGCTGGCCCGGGTGATGGTGGAAGGGAACGATCTGGCGAAGGTCACGCACCATGCGCATACAATTGCTGCTTCGCTTGCGTCTGCTATCGGCGTAAAATAGCGCTGATGCGTATCCCTCTACTGATTGCACTGACTCTTTCGACTCTTGCTGCCCAAAATGTGAAGCCCGCCAAATTAGGGGGCGAAGATTGGGTGCAGCTTTTCAATGGCAAAGACCTGACGAACTGGGTGGAGGTGGGGAAGGAGAAGTGGACCGTTGAAGAGAACGAGATCAAAGGCGAGGCCGCTTCAAAAGCATACGGCTATCTTCAGACCGCCAAGGACTATAAAGACTTCCATCTGTCTTTGAAGTTCAAGTGCGTCGGCAACGGCAATTCTGGGGTGTTTTTCCATACGGATTTCAAGCCAGGGACTCCGGACATCACACGCGGTTTGCAGTTCGAGATCGATTGCACGATCGGGCAGCATACGGGTGGCATTTATGGGGATGGCCGGGGTTGGATCGTTTGGCCTTCGCCCGAAAACGAGTTGGTAGTGCGCAAAGGAGATTGGAACGAGTACACGCTGAAGGTAGAAGGGAACCGTTATGTGTCGCGCCTGAACGGAGTGGTGATGGTGGACTTTACCGATCCGAGCCCGAAGTCGTTTGACGGACCAATCGCGCTCCAGTTGCACTCGGGAGGACAGGGAAATATGCGGTTCAAGGATATCTGGATTCGAGATCTGTCGAAGCGCTAAGCGCTGGGGTTGAATTTCGTTACGAACAGGCCGCTTTTGCGGCCTGTTTCATTTTGTGGAAAATAATTTTGCTTGCTGGTGGACCGCTTTGGTCCGCGATGTTATGCTGAGATTTCAGATGCAATGCGCTTGCAGAACGAAATCGGTGCCAAGCTCTTGGCGCCTATCACTCCTGGAGATTTGAAGCTTCCATGTCGACCCTGGTGATGGTGAGAACAATCTGTTGCGAAACGTACAAGTGCGGGGAACGCTGTGCGAGTTGCCCGAATCGCGCAGAGAACCGGGCGGCCGTGGCACAGTTCCAACGGGAGGTGGCCAGCGCGTACCGGGGCCGGGGATTCCGGATGGAGCTGTCGCAGATTTCGCCAGCGCCGGAACATGGTGGGGAGCGGAGCTAGGGCGGTAGAGTCGCCAGTTTGTCCGGCCGAATTCAAATCTGAAATCCAGCATTTCGAAAGTCAAACTGCTTGCGGTTCAGAATAGCGCT is part of the Bryobacter aggregatus MPL3 genome and encodes:
- the glmM gene encoding phosphoglucosamine mutase, producing the protein MARQLFGTDGIRGLAGEAPLDPQTAWALGSALGSWAKGKADSPRVLLGLDTRESGRWLAEAVAAGLAAAGVEAHFAGLLTTPGVAYNTKHGPYVAGVMISASHNPYQDNGLKVFDHSGYKLPDEQELVLEQEILRLREGATVPPFELPWHGELADHYLEFLRGSFGHSLHGLKIAIDCAHGAATPLAPRLFGELGAELIVIGNEPTGRNINDGVGALHPDAVRAVVLREGADLGIAFDGDADRAMFISSSGALVDGDAVLLIAARLLKSRNRLPGDCVVSTVMSNLGLEVALQREGIALVRTGVGDKYVLEEMIRSGNTLGGEQSGHVIFSQYSTTGDGMLTALRVLEAMVESGKSLDELRRGFEVYPQMLVNVKIQERQPLENLPEVQARIAECEQAFGGDGRVLVRFSGTEPLARVMVEGNDLAKVTHHAHTIAASLASAIGVK
- a CDS encoding 3-keto-disaccharide hydrolase → MRIPLLIALTLSTLAAQNVKPAKLGGEDWVQLFNGKDLTNWVEVGKEKWTVEENEIKGEAASKAYGYLQTAKDYKDFHLSLKFKCVGNGNSGVFFHTDFKPGTPDITRGLQFEIDCTIGQHTGGIYGDGRGWIVWPSPENELVVRKGDWNEYTLKVEGNRYVSRLNGVVMVDFTDPSPKSFDGPIALQLHSGGQGNMRFKDIWIRDLSKR